GCTCCCCcctcaaacaaaaacaacacatccTATTCTTGAGTTTCAGACTAGGCCTTAGAACAAACGGAATTACACTATCTTTTTTGAAATAATCGTGTTTTTAACTGGCTGGTGAGGCTTGTTTTGGGCAACTATATCCCGGAGCACCCACATATTTATTATCTCCACCCTCATGTTGACTGACTGCTACCCTTCTCATGTTACACAGAGGCTACACAAATGACCATTTCACATTTGCTTACCACGTAAACTTATTATGGTATACAACTAGCCACTTGGGAAGCCAGAAATCCAGAAATCTGGACTGCCTGAACAAATGTTGGGGGAACTTTTACCACCTCTGGAAGAAACTGAAATCTagattccctttaaaaaaaaataaaacaatggctGTCATTTGTGTGTTAAAATTCTCACCACCTGTCCAAACACTAGCTCCCTCAATGAATGCGTGTGATGCTGTAAGTTTACAAGCAGCTACTGTGATCAAGCGATCCCGGTCCAGAAACTGTCATAGCAGGTGTAGCCAAAGCTGGATCCACAAGCACCTGCAGACTGTGTACGTCCTCAGAGTGTGCAGACAATTTCTCAGCCACAGGAGCTGCTCAGCCACAGTGCCTTCACCTTTCTAAGATTCAAGCTTATCTTGTTTTCCCATATCCATCCCACCACTGCATCCAGGCACTGGTCCGTTGTTGAATATTTTGTTTCCTCAATTTGTTAGATGCCCCTTGCCTGCCTCTGCCCCTTAATGGGTGTTTGGTATGGCCagtgtgacgagtgccagagcgcacggaaacgccgtttaccttcccgtcgcagcaggacctatttttctacttgcattggcatgctttcgaactgctaggttggcaggagctgggatgggaaGCAGAAAAAATTAGCAGGCATAGACCTTTTCCCAGCCAGCCTAAAAATGCAGCGGAAATAGCCACCTTTCCCCTCCGAATTTGACAAAATGATGGTCACCAAACCTCCACCAGCAGGGAACAAAGTAGGGAGGCAACGTGGCCATCATTTTGTCAAATTCAACAGTTCAATTACAGTGTAAGGTGAACCCGCAGGGTGTTCACAGCGTTTCTGACAGGAATCAGCACATAAGGCCAGAACTTAAGCCGCCCTTCATCCCAGTCCGATTCCCAGGTGACATTCAAAATAAAACTCACCCTGCCAAATGAAGCAGAGAGAGACATGGCCCTGTCATAGTTCAAGAGCAACCATTACTTTCAAGAATGCTGATTTCTGTCTGGAACTCAGCATGTCTGTAAAGATCAAGCACCAGAAAATCAGGATTAACCAAGGTGCCAGCTGCCCAAAAAGGTCCCATTAACTCATGTGTAAATTTTAGGTGTCAAATATCTTAAAATCTAGGCTCTGGCTTATTTACAGATGTAGGCCATCCATATCCGCCATTGAAGTAGCTGGCAGGATCCCCAACAAACAAACCTGTGACACACAACTCCTGCCAACCAGTGCGTTCTCAGCCAGTGAGATGAGGTCAAGTCTTTCAGAATGGTTCTTTATGCTGTttttggtttaatccagccccttcccccccccccccagattttcaCCACAGGACTGTCAAAATTATAAACGGTGTGTGTAACCAAATGCCATGCAAACACCAACCAGCAAACACTGGTCACGGTCGAAGCAGTATGTTAAAGGCAAAAGGAATAAAGAGGCAGAAAGCCAGACTGGCATTTGTGACACAGAGACatggttttaaagaaaaaataatatttatttgcaatatAAACAAAGTCCCAATATTGGGTTCAGGATATATAGGGTCACACATTTTTCCTTCATaaacacagaaagcaaaactGTCCCTCGCTAACAAATTCTCATTTATACGAAGAGGAtgcatctttcttttttctttctttctttctttttttttaaaaaagaccaccATTGGCACAGGAAGCCTTTATACAAACCAGCTTAACAAGATACAGATGCACTGTCTAAAtccctgaaaaaataaaaattcctcctTGAGGTAAGATTCAGTTAGGAGATTCCGCATTTGCTTGCTCATCCACACACAAAGCACTCTACCTTTCCTGCCCCGATGACCCAGCAACCCCAACAATGCTAAcataaaaaaggaacaaaaaggaacaaaaccaccaacaacaaaaaagacaaaaatcatTCCGATATTCTGGTAacgtttcttaaaaaataataatacacgcacacacgcacacataccaGTTCTGTGATGCAACAGCATTAAAACATTCTTCCACATagagatttatttattgggggggggtataaaaactgaatattttgagggggggaactccgtggcttttaaaaagttacttTGAGAGTGAAAGTGGAAAGGGAgatgagaaggagggaggggctaCATTGCAGGCAAGGAAGTTTTCCCATGCCCGCCATGCCCtcttcctgggggtggggaaaataagCACCACTTCTCCCTCTTCCAGTATAATACATTAGTGAGAAATATAAACAAGTCTTCTTGTTGTAGAAGGCACAGCAAAGAAGTTGcccaggaaaaaaagaagttCACCAGAGAGCTCAAAtgggctaaaaataataataatccacgtTTCCATGCCCCTTTTCTAAACAGCATTAATTCCATGCCCTCCTGTGGTTCATATGAGAGTTGTCCACTGGTTACGCACCAAAATGTCTCTGCTCTGCTCACGTCTTTTAAAATAGCAGAATCAGCTGATTCTTCTCACACCTCTCAGCTGCGCTCGCtcctccctacacacacacacaacatcacacacacacacacacacacacacaacatcacacacacagacacacagaattAAGTGCGCTGGATAAATGCCAACATCATTGAAAGTATTTTCATTGCTTCAGAAACTGGAATGATTTCAGGCCAGCTGGGTGATGTTAACAGTCATAATCGGCTGCGCAGAGCAGCTAAGAGCATCAAAACATGCCTCTACCAGCTCGGATGGAGGAGACTCGGGTAGCATCAGACTGGGGCCAGAGGGCAACGGGTGTAGGGTTAGGGgcgagttgttggttttttggcaAAAGGTGGTGTTTTTAAGAAAGCACAATGGCGCTTAGTCACCTTGGCTGATTCAGTGCAGAAGAGATTGTGAATGTGGGCATGGCAGAGAGTGGTATTATCACCAACTGGCCCTCACAAGTCATGAAAACGCCAACCAGATGCTAACAAGCAGCAACAACaggtgccctccccccccctctctctctctcactctctcttactctctctctctcgctcccaaGTACCCAGTAACATGCCAGAATATATCAAGGCTTTACAAAGTGTGCAAAATGCATTTGGTCAATAGAAACATTTTGATTTTTTCTCTCGTCTTTTTATCTAAAAACATGAACTCGAACAAGAACAGAATAAAATACTGGTTTTGCAACCTTGTCTGTACAAACTGTCAGGTACATACATATTTAAAAAGAGCTTGAACCCAAGAAAGAGTAAAGATTacctccttttctttaaaaaaaaaacaaaaaaaaagtaaactgGGTTTTAAAACAACAGTCTCAGGCCAACACTTATTGATCAAGGTTGCCAAGTGCATGAGTCTCCTTTGCTTTCCACACCGAGCAAACACACACAAGTCGTTCTTAACGTGTGCGTGTGTGatacatgtatgtgtgtgtttgcatgtgtgtgcgcgcggTGTGTATCATGTCAGTCTCTACACACCCAGGAAAGCAGCTATTGCCAGTAACAGCTGTGTTCAGAATGCCAGGCAGGCCATCCCCCACATTAAGTAACTCTGATAAGGTAACTCCTCTGAACCCATTTTGATTTAGCATCAGAATACTAATAAATGGCACAAGCCTTTTCAGTAAAGCAGCAATTCAGACAGCTCTGCTTGGAGAAACCAGTTCTTTCAAGGCTGGCTGGAAAGACTTTCCGCTTAATGGATTTGAAATGCTCAAAGAGAAGCGATTCAAGGCTTTGGGGGGGTGTCCCCCAGACAAAATCCTCTTCATGTAGACTCCAAAGTGTTCAGTGGAAACAAGTTGTGATTGGTTGGAGTGGTGAAGTAGAGCTGTTCGGCGGGGGAGCGGTTGTCACACGGGCTGTTGAGCCCCAAAGTTCTTTCAAAGTCCAGGAGCTGGCCCATGAAGTTAaagtttggggaaatgttggactTTTTCCTTTTGACAAAGTCATAGGCATCATTGAGAGACAGGTTGAGCTTTTGCATTAAATAGGCAACAGTTACCGTTACAGACCTGCTGATGCCGGCTAGGCAGTGAACCAAAATGCCACATTTCTTTGAACGGGCCTCATCTGAAAGAGACAAAAAAGGGAGAGGTTGAACATGCTGGACCACAGAAAGCTGCCTCTCTTTAAACCAGGGCGAGATGGAAGCCCGCATCAAACAGCTTAGGTCAATTATTGCAACAGATTCattattcatcatcatcaacatcatacAGTTCCATGTATTGCTAGATAACTGGTAGTTTTCACCCGCAATTCTTTGTATTTCCTCATAACTATATGCTTTCCTCAAGTCTCACATGATGACTAGTTGCGTGAACAGTGGCAATCAGCACTGTGTAGTTTACAAATATTAGCTCATTAAATCTTGGCACATAAAGATGATGTAAGCATGGAAGTGTCATAAAACGGAGAAGATAAGGAAGCAAGTCTCTTGAGGAAGGAAGACAGAATTGTAGTTCTGTCTCTGGAGTCCCCTGACTCTTCTTAAGACGGAGTTCAGGCCATTCTCGCTTCAAATTTAATTCTGGTATTAAGCAACAGCTAGGTGCCCAGCTGCAACTAGTCAAACTTGGAGGCACTGACATGTGTCAAAATACAACCACTAAGGCCAAATCTGCTAACTTTTTGAGGTCCCTTTCATTTTCGGAATCAGCTTCAGACGCTGCTGAAGAACTGAGGTTTGCTAAATAGTTGCGGGGTGGTTTTTTTGGAAGCAATATGGCAGCAGAGCTCCACACACAAAGTTATCAGCGATAAATAATTATATTCAAGCAGGCGGCAGCAGGGAAAGGAAGGTGAGATGCTGCTTAGTGGCAGACACAAACAGCTTTCACAAGCTAAAAATACTATCGGTGACTTGACTGCAGCATGTATTTAAGGTGCAATGCCTACACCTAACTGACACTGGCCAGTGTCTCTTCTCACAGCAGTCagtttgaggctgcaatcctatgtttgTTTCCCTGGGGTTAAACCCCGCTGAACTCAGGAGgacttagacacacacacaccactgcacCGTGAATATGCATGTTGACCCATAACAAAGGCCACACAGCCCTAAAGCACATTTATGCAGAACTACATTCCACTGATGCCAAAGAGACTTACTTCAAACGTACATGTTAAGGCTTGGCTGCTAAGCCCAGAAACGTTTACAGCCTAACTACCTTAGCCAGAGACGGAAAGATGAGAGGTCATAAGCTACAGATAGCCAACGATAGCAGGGAAATAAAGAATGAACAAGTTTGACTTCTTAGCCCACATTATTGTACAAGTCATGAAGCAGTGCCAGGTGACGAGGGCTGCTTTAACACAGCCACTTTTCAAGCAAAATAAATTTCCCAGAGGTCTTCTGGTGTCCTATTTGAACACTGATTCTTCCCCCCTCTATTTAGTCTTATAGTGAATGGGTGAGGTAAGCATTTCCTGTCATAAAAACCAAAGCAGAGTGTGGTTTTCacagaaaggatttttttttggactGAGACGGTGTCTAAATACCATGCTCCCCTCACATGCCTttaagcaaaagcaaaatgaTCAACTGATAAGAGCCTTTTTCATAGCGTGAGGTTTTGCGGCAGTACAAACCAACTAAGCTTGTACTTTTCTCCAGAGTATATTGGTTTAGAGAACACAGAACAGAAACAAGCAGCTTTAGCAGCACTGAGGTTTCCAAGCCTACAGTGCAGTCAAGCAGACCAGCACTTGTCCACTATCTCAACAAAACAGCTCTCCGGTTTGTATCTAATTAAGTCATATTTGCAGTAcacctactgaaatcagtggacaagCAGgtttagtcatgactaactttaGTTCAATGATTTCCGTGGGTGTATTCTGAGTAGTGGGTGTGCATTCTGACTTAGCCAGAAACAAACTCCTGGACTGTTGTATTTTCAACTGTAGGGCACACAACTTTATTAGGTAAATATGAGCCATTAATGTGGCAGCCATAATATCTATTCCTGCATTACAaaaacaattctggaaagctggAACAATCGTAGAAGGATCCATTTGGACActgtgtttccaagcacaattcaaaatgcaatGCCAATAATGTCCTACACACTTCTTGAGACCAAtgtgggcattaaaaaaaaaaaacaacccaataaaaatgttatttctcaggtgctgaaaagacagtAAAGTTTTCTCCCTGGGGTGTGGCagggtgccacaactgaaaatACCCTTTTTCCAATTGTCATCTGCCTCACCTTAGAAGGCAAGTGCATTGAAAGGACTTCTGAAGATGACACTTGTGAACAGACATGTCCGTATCAGAGAAGGCACTCCCTAAATGactgtgtttttatcttgctcATTCTTGCCATATTAATTGGCTGAATTTAACTTATTTAAATGTGCCCATTTTCATAGCATCTGTGAGCTGCCATGGAAGCAGAAACACTGATGGGCAGGATCCAAAGTTTTAAATAAGTTTTAGGTCCTTTAGGGGTTATGATCAGCATAGTGATTTTCTCTCCAAATAGCAATAATAAGCCCCTGTTCAGGGACTAGCTACTTCACACATGCATGCCCATTCATTACTTCAGCAGCCAGAGGTAATTTGAACGAGTTTCTAACACAGCTGGAACCTTCATCTTTGTTCACATGTTTAGCTTCATCTTTAGGAATCAAGGAACATACGCAACATGAGCAAAacagctctttctttttctcagcGATTTTCTAAATGTGTCCCATTAAATCTTGGGGTTCACAATCATCTGAAGACTAGGAAGGGCAGGCAGCTTTCTCTGAAAGGCAGATTGCCCAGTTCTACTGATCTTCCCCTACCATCTCCTGGAGCAGGTAAGGCAAGGATGGGGagtttcagatgttttggactaccaaccACCATCATCCCCGTCCATCGGCTATGCTAGCTGGAATCAGGCAGTGTCCGGGAGGCCAGCCATTCCCCATCTTTGTTCTAGGGAAAGGTGTCAGAAGGAGTGGTTTGCCAGGTGAGGCAGAACCGCTGCAacagcttccagcagcagcatcACTGTTGCTCACTGAGAAGGGAGAGGCAGGGGTGGGATTGCAGATGCTCAggttccacccacccacagcctcACATCAATGCTGCCAGGAGACTATCGCTGCAGCTCGCCCCCACTGGGTAAGTGGATCCTGGTTCTCGGgtggaacatggggggggggggtgccaataGGCAATACTCCCTGTGTATGCACTGCAGAACATGTCTGTAAGCATTTGCAGCACACAGGGGGCTCCACAACAGATGCTTAGCAGATACTTCCTTGTGAAAAGTCTTTCCCCAAAGTCTAAAGCTCAAAAATGTCTGCTTTATCTACTTCCAAAAACACAAAGGAGCTTTCAAAAAAGTATTCTGTTTTCAAAGTTATTGGACACTCAAATTTACTCACAAACAGCATGAATAGGAAACCATGGACATATAGTATCATCAGCAgaacatttaaacaaaaatagACCATTTACAGGGCAACCCTACATATCTCTACTTAGACAGAATTCCCAGGGACTTCAATGGAACCAACTCCCAGGTAAGAGTTTACAAGATTTCAGCCCCAAAACACCAGCATGTAATTTGTTAAACGACATTTAAAATCTCTGCAATGTAACTTAGTTTCGCGGCAAATATAATGCCCACAAAGGTGGAAATTATAATTTAAAGCACAGCCCTGAAGCCCCGGAGAAAAAACAAGCCATCTTTAAAACTGTTCCACCACAGCCAACTGAAGCAAGGCTTTTTGACTTTGAAGTAAAGTCTGAAGTAGGAAAACTCAGTGTCTGACACTGGCACAATCACTAGGTACCAAAATTAGAAGGTGTAACATATATTTCGTGGAACCTAACAGCGAGCAGGTACTGAACCCCCAGGACTAGTTATGGAAAACTACTGATTGCTAAAGGAGCTCCTCCGCCGAGAACAGGATGTCCAACACCTACCAATGAAAGCAATGGCCTCGGGAAAGAATTGGGAGAGATTCTGACTCCAGTGATCCGAGATGGGAATCTGTTTGTACTTGAATTCTCCGTCGTGCTCAAACATGTTGGGGAGGTTGGGAGTAACGTTCAGGATGTACTTGATGCCGTATTTGCCCAAGACGTCCAAGTTGGTGGAATCTTTGGCACAACCCAGGTACAAATAGGGAAGAATCTGGACAGGAAAGGCCGGCTGGTTGTTTGGGACCGGGCTCCCATCGGATTCCGTGGCACTGCTAGGCTCCCTGTCCGATTCCCCATCCGAACAATCAGAGCTGATCCTCAGGCCTCCGAGACCAAGGACCGATGTAGGAGGAGAGTTGGTAGGAGATGAAGTGTCAAGATTGGTTTCACAATGCTCCGAGTATTCTGTCTGAAATTTGTTGAATCCACCTGCGGAGGTGAAGAGAAGGCGCACTTTAATATCACTTGCATCCTAAAGCTACCAATACATGAATACTTATTCATTACCAGGAAAAGCCACATATTTTAGCCATCTGTTTCCTCCTTAGCTAAATGCCCCTGAAAAGTCAATTTAACCTAAATTTTTTGCTTCAAGCGTATGGTCTGAATTAGGCCCAGATTGGTAGCATGGTGCTCTGTGTACAGTCACGTGGGGAAGAAAGGCAACTGCTCCTAGCATCGCATCCTGTGCAAGGggaaggatagctcagttggttagagtgtggcgctggtaatgccaaggttgcaggttcgatctccgtttgggacagctgcatattcctgcattgcaggggttgggactagatgatccctcagggtcccttccaactctacaattccaacCAAGGGCTCAAAAAAGCACTGGCACTGCCATCCTatacatgcctgctcagaagtgagtcccactgGGTTTcgtgggacttacttcttagcAGGTGCCCGGTTTTCTCATCCTCCTCTTTGGTGGTAATTACAGTTGCCAGCTCACCACACCACAAGCCTAGCCTGTTCATGTGTGACTTTCCACAGCAATTTAATATCCGGGAAGCAGCCAGTGAAAGTTTTCATAGCATGGAGATGTTTTAGGGACTGCTAATGCCTGCAGACCAAGCTGCTGTTGAAGCACAGGAGCAGGGGCTCAGGAAAAAAGCTGGCAGGCCCAACAGAAGTGCCAAGACAGCAGGAAATTTCAGGTGACTGCTGCAGTTTTCACTTGATCACACATCAATTACACTAGTATTACTGAAATGTGCTGTATGGCTCCACCTTTTCGTTTTGCCATGGCAGGAAAATGCTCTGAGGTGAGAAATCTGTGCCTCAACGTAATCTTTCGAGATGTAATGAGGATTACATGACAAAATGTTCGTCAGTTTAAAAACCAATCCCTGCATATTAGAAAACTAGACTGTCAGGGAGAAGAGTAAGCTTCAACCTTCTCCCAGACATTTAGCATTCGACGTGTagggttgttgttatttgctAAGGGGAGGCATTCAATcatgaaaaaaaccccacttcacCTATAGTCTGAAGCAATTAAATCCACAAAATATGCACTAAAACTACCTGCTTCTTAAGGAGGAATATCCTAAACACATATTTAACATATGGCATGCATGCTTGACTTGAGAAAGAAAAAAGTGGGTGGGCAatattaacatttaataaaattatagaaatgatgcctgccatttttcttctcccacctcctctcccagagGGCTCCTGTGCATTTAAGATGAGCAGAAAATCAGCAGCTGCCACTTTCCAGCATGAAAATGCAGTGACaagaaaagcttcacctgttgaataactaactaactacctGTCATGTAACTGGCTAAAAGCATAGGGGCGCTGTTGGGCGGCGGAGATGGGTGGGTGTGCGTGTGACAACTCTCACAGCAACTCGGCTTGAAAACAAAAGTTCATTTCCAAGCAATGAAAACTTCATTAAGGAGAGCCGGTTCAAATAGAAGGCATTGTAAGATCTAGTCTCAAAGATATTGCTCAACATGTGGGGAAGGTATTAAGATATGCTGGGGCCAGTGAGGGTGGAGGAGGAGACAGGAACAGAAGTTTCCTTTTTCAAAATTATAGAGTGGCCACTGCCCGCTTATCACTTGgaacagcagcacaactggagtGCTCAGAAAACAACCCTCGCAGAGTTGAGCAACTTGCTCCAATATTGTTTCAGTAAACTCAAGGATCTATTGAATGTGCAAGTAAAGGTCAGGAGTAAAACCATTCCCTTCTAATCATTTCTCTTTTGGCGCCTCTTTCCGACAGAGCAATTAGACAAGAAGAAATTTAATTTGCTCCTTCATGTACGCTAAGGAGGCGTTTAGCAGTCATTATGTGGATCTGATAAACAGTGTCATTATGGAAAGTCTCCTGGAAATTCCATGGGCTTGGCAGAGTTGTGGCAAGGTCACTGAACAGCACACACATCCCCTGCCATGTTCATTCAtgaagggaagagagggagagggagagggagagagagtaggttcccttttttcccctcctcaagGAGAAAGACAatatggagaagccattttggaATTTTAATTGGAAACATTTCCCACTGAGGCCCCAGAAAAAAAGCGAAGagaagggaaagcagcagcagcagcttaactCCTCCTTTTCTCCATTGCCTGCGAGTTTAAAGGAACTAGGGGGGAgttaagaaaggggggaaatgccaggAGTACAGAATTCAGTTTAAATTAACACTGAACACTCATGAGAACTATTTAGGATATTGAGAAAGGAATGGGAAGCGCCAGAGAAGCTGAAGAAGTTAACATGGCAGCATGAGTTCAGCTACTAAAAAGAACCTTGAAACCTATAGTAGGAAAGAAGAGGACCCAGAATCCCCAATAACAGTTTCATCCTCCTTCCTCTGCGCCTCACATATACTGCCCAGTAATTCCCTTTATCCCTCCCCTCCTACCATCAGAAATCCCGTAATCAATCTACCAGTCTATCCATCAGCCTCGTCGCAAATGACAATATTGATTTGGTGTTGCCTACTATTCCTGCCTCAATCCTGCCGCCCAGTGACCACAGCAGTGTTGTGGtgtggtgcatgtgtgtgtgtgtgtgtgtgtatttggggggAAGCAAAGTTATTACCGGTATCCTCATGCTGGTAGGCTCACTCAGAATGACTGTTTCGACTGCTTCTCAATgcccctctttttttggggggggtgttttaggAGTTCTGAATGGAGACTTTATAATGAACTAATATCTCAATTAAAAGTGCACTTCATTCAGAGATTGAGAGGCATAACAGAAGCATGGCACAGAATGGCACCAGAGAGGTAATTTAACTCAACCCATTGCCCAAAGGCAAGCACATCCACCAGTCAACCCTtcaccagaaacacacacacacacacacaagatcaaactttggg
Above is a window of Zootoca vivipara chromosome 2, rZooViv1.1, whole genome shotgun sequence DNA encoding:
- the DUSP7 gene encoding dual specificity protein phosphatase 7, which codes for MKNHIWGSTPRAPMAAAMPWKSAEWLQEELESSGGSSLLLLDCRPHELFESSHIETAINLAIPSLMLRRLKKGNLPIRSIIPNNEDKERFAKRCKADTVLLYDEATAEWQQDSGAPSSVLGLLLQKLRDDGCKAFYLKGGFNKFQTEYSEHCETNLDTSSPTNSPPTSVLGLGGLRISSDCSDGESDREPSSATESDGSPVPNNQPAFPVQILPYLYLGCAKDSTNLDVLGKYGIKYILNVTPNLPNMFEHDGEFKYKQIPISDHWSQNLSQFFPEAIAFIDEARSKKCGILVHCLAGISRSVTVTVAYLMQKLNLSLNDAYDFVKRKKSNISPNFNFMGQLLDFERTLGLNSPCDNRSPAEQLYFTTPTNHNLFPLNTLEST